Below is a window of Streptomyces sp. WMMB303 DNA.
GCTGCGGCTGGCCGACCCCAACGACTATTCCACGGCCGGAATGACGCCTCGGGACGTGCCCTCCCAGCTGCCGCCGGGCCGCTGCCTGCGGCCCGGCGACGACGGGGTGCGGGAGAGCCAGCTCGCCCTGCTGGACCGCGACCCCTCGGGCCGGGCCCAGGTGGCGGCCGTCCGGCGGATCGCCGAGCGCGCCGCGGTCGAGCACGGCGATCCGCCGCGCGCGCTGCGTCCCATGCGGGTGGACGCGCTCCCGGGCCGGGCAACCGCCACCGCGGCCTGGGCGCTGGATCCCGAGTTCACGCCGCCGTCCCCGCTGTGGACGCTGGTGGGGGTGGGCGGCGACGAGCTGGCCCCGACGGGGGTGGACCTCGCACAGGAGGGTCCGGGGTTCGTCATCGCCGGACCGCCCAAGTCGGGCCGCTCCACGTCCGTGTGCACGGCGGCACGTTCGCTGCTGCGCTCCGGTCTGCCGCTCGTCCTCGTCACCCCCAAGCGCTCACCGCTGCGCGAACTCGCGGACGAGCGGCGGGTACTGGGCGTGGTCCAGGAGATGACGGACGCCGCGCCGCTCCAGGAGCTGCTGGAGCGCGCCGCGGCCGGGGGCCGGTACGCGGTGGTCGTGGACGACGCCGAGCTCGTCCACGACACCCCGCTGGACTCCGTGCTGGAGGGAGTGGTGCGCAGCGGGGTCGACGGCGGCCACGGCCTGGTAGCCGCCGGCACCACGGACGCGCTGACCTCGCAGTATCGAGGCTTCGTGAAGGAGGCCCGGCGGGCCCGCAGCGGCCTGCTGCTCTCGCCGCAGAACAACGCGGAGGGCGAGCTGTTCTCCGTACGGCTGCCCCGTGCTGCGGCATCCGGGGTACTGGGGCGCGGGCTGCTGGTGCGCAGCGGCGAGCTGACGGCCGTACAGGCGGTCGTCGACGAGTGAAGGCGACGGGGAGCGGGCGCGGCCCCGGGCAGGCGCTGCTCGGGGCCGCGCCGAGGGTGTGCGGGCCCACGGCCGGCTCCGGGCGGACCGCACACGCACGGCGGGCCGCAGCCTGGTCGGCTGCGGCCCGCCGGTGCCCGAACAGCTTCGCGGAGCCGGGGCCCCGCCGCGGCTCAGTTGGTGGCGTGGTCGATGTTGTCCGCGTTGGTCCGCGCGGCGCGCCCCGCTTCCCGCAGCGTCTCCACGAACTTGTCGAACGTCGGCTTCAGGCTCTCCCACTCACCGCGGAACTGCTGCGCCTTGCCACCGGTCCAGTAGCTACCGCTGTCGTTGCAGGCCGACTGCAGCCTGGTGATCAGCCCCTGCAGCTGGGTCGCGTCGCCGTCGAACTTCCCCGCGAGCTCCCGCAGCCGCTCAAGGTCGGCGCCGTTCATTCCCATCTGGAACCCCTCCCCGTCTTCCGGCTTCGACGTGGTCCGACTTCGGCACGTCTCGAAGCACGGTAGCGCAATCGCGCGCCGTAGCGGTCCGGTTCGTGTCACAGCCCCTCGACGACCGTGTAGCCCCGGCGACCGTTGAGTGCCGGCGCGTGTGAATCCCCGCAACAGGGCCGCCCCGCAGACCAGTTGTTCTTCTCCCGGCGGCACGTCAGGCATCGGCCCCCGTCCGCCGGGCTCGTCGGAGGCAGAGGTCCGGGCCGCCAGGGTCAGAAGACCGGCATGGCGGTCACGGTGCCGCCTTGCAGCAGGAAGACGCGGTTTCCCGCGGAGGCGGTCTGCCAGGGACCGGCGGCGCCCTGTACGAAGGTCCACGCCTGTGCGCCGTTGCGGGTGTCCACCGCGGCGATGCCGTCGGCGCCGTCTTCGTACAGGGGGAGCCAGGCCGTGTGCCGCTGGAGCGTCGGCGGTTCGGGCGGGAGCGCCGTGGTGTTGAGGGTCACCGTCCACTTCGCTGCGCCGTCCGCTGTACCGCGGGCTTCCAAGTCCGTCTCGTTCGACGCGTACAGCACCTTGCCCCGGAGTGCGGGGGCGCCCCACCCGCCGTCGCCGCCGGCGGGCTCGGCCCACTTCACGGAGCCGTCGGAGAGGGCGAGCGCGGTGAGCCGATCGCCGCCGAGGTAGACAGTGCTGCCACCGATCGCGGGGACGAGAGCGGTGCCGTCCTCGCTCTGCTTGCGCGGACCCCAGACGGTGCGGCCGCTCGCGGTGTCGACCCCGGCGACCTTGCCATCCGTGCCGTGCACGACCAGCCGTCCGCGCCCCACCGCGGCTCGGGCCCCACGCTCGTCCGTGGAGCCGACGGGGAGCGGCACCGTCCACAGCGCCTTGCGCGAGGTGAGGCTCACCGCGCGCAGCCTGCCGCTCCCGGTGACGAGGTAGACGGCCGTCGCGTCGGCCGCCAGCAGCGTCGCGACGCCGGTGTCAGCCGACCAGCGCTGGCTGCCCTCCGCCTCCGGGTCGAGCCCGACGACCTCGCCCGCTTCCCCGACGCCCAGCATGGTGGGCCGCTCCTCGGCCGAGACGAGCAGTCGGGCTGATCCGGCTGCCACCGAGCTCCCGGTCTTCCAGCGCCGGCGGCCGTTGCGGACGTCGTAGGCGTGCAGTCCCCCGCCCTTCCCCGCAACGACCACCACATCCGCTACGGGCAGCGGATCCGGGCCCTCTTCGGCGGCGACCGCGAACGGCCCCCAGAGCGGGTCGGGCGGCTTCCCGCTCTCGTACCCGGACAGCGGCTCGGCATCCCATCGGTGCGGCCCCTCCACCTCCCCTTCGCCGTCCTCGTCACCGCCGAGCCAGTACCAGGCGCCCGCGCCCCCCGCGGCCAGCAGGGCTCCGCCGCTCGCGAGCGCGGTGAGCAGCCGGCGCCGCGAGGGCTTCCCGGCAGGCAGCCCGCCGGAGGCGGCCGGCTCGTCGGCGGGCAGGGCTGTCAGCCGGCGCGCTGTACGTTCCCGCTCGGCGATGTCCTCGCCGAGAGCCCCCTCCCGCCACGCCCGGTCCGCGCCCCGGGGAGGTGCCAGGGCACGGGCCAACCGGTCGGGCGCCGGACGCCGTCCGGCCGCCTTGTCCAGGCAGGCCCCGACCAGCGGCTGCAGGCCGGGCGGCAGCGTGCCCAGCCGGGGCTGTCCGTGGACCACTTCGTACTGGACCGCCGCCACATGCTCCCCGGTGAAGGCGCGTTCGCCCGTCGCCGCCCATGTCAGCACCGCACCGAGCGCGAACACGTCGGCGGCCGGGCCGACGCGCTGCCCCAGCACCTGCTCGGGCGGCCCGTACCCGGGCGTGACCGGCACCTGCCCCGTGGTGGTGAGGGTGAGCCCGTGCTCCGGCCGGGCGATCCCGAAGTCGATGACGCGGGGCCCCTCGGCGGTCAGCACGATGTTCGACGGCTTCAGGTCCCGGTGCACCAGGCCCGCGGCGTGGATCTCGTGCAGCGTCCGGCCCAGCGCCGCACCGAGCGCCCGCACCGCGGCTTCCCGGAGCGGTCCGTGCCGCTCCACGGACTCGTCCACGGTGGGCCCGGCGAGGAACTCGGTGGCGATCCAGGGGCGCCCGCCCTCGGTCTGCGCCCCCAGCACCCGCGCCACGCCGCCGCTGCGGACCGCGCTCGCGGCCTGCGCCTCCCGGACGAAGCGCTGCGCCATCGCGGCGTCGTGCGCCAGCTCGGGCCGCAGCACCTTCAGCGCGGCCGGCTTCCCCGCGGTGTCCCGCCCCAGATACACCTTCCCCATCCCCCCGGCGCCGAGCACCCCGACCAGACGGTAGGGGCCGAGACGGAGGGGGTCACCGGTGCCGAGGGGGTGCATTGCGTGCTCCACATTCGGTTCGTTGCACGAGCCGGTCAGTTCAAGGGCAGGCCGAGGACCCGGCTGCCGAGGGCGACGACGAGTTGCCGCGAACGCCGGTGGGCGAGCAGCGAGGGGGTGGCTTCGCCCCCCTTTCCGGCAAGGGTCCAGCTCACCTTCCGTTCATTGCAGTCCATCGCGGTGACCGGAGCAGGTCCGTCGGACGGGAAGTACACGTACCGGTTACCTACGACGGGCACGGCATCGGGAGAAATGCGGGACGCGACCTGCGTTTTGATCTCCCACCTCAGTTGCCCGCTCCTGACATCCAGAGCGACAACGCCGTTGCCGCTCTCCAGCGAGTACACGGTTCCCCCCACGGAGACCGGAGCACCGTACTCCACCGTGCCTGAAGAGTCGGTACTGTGCTTCCTCCCCTTGCCGAAGCGCCACATCGTCCTGCCGTCCGCCACGCGCACGGCGTGAATCTCGTGGAGGTTCAGATAGACATTTCCGTGTCGGTCGACACCGGAGCATGAAACTTCGCGCCCGTAGGCGAGCGAGAACTTCTTCTCCCAGACTCTCTTGCCGGTCGCTGCCTCGACTGCCCACACCTTCTGCTCGGAGGAGCTGGCGAGGACGATCAGCCGGTCGGCCGTCGCCAAGGCTGCTGTGTCATTGGCGATCTTCCCCCGCCAGCGGGTCCTGCCCGTGTCCGCGTCCAGCGCGGCACAACGGCGCTCGTCGTGAGCCTCCTCGGCCCGTACCAGCACAATGCCCCGGTGAGCGGCGAGTATGGCAGCGCTGTCCGGGCCTGACCCGCCCATGAGATCGCGCACATCGGCCACGGGATCGCCGAACCCGTCTTCATCTGCATCCCATGTGCGCAACTGCGCTGCGGAGCCTTGCAGTCCGTAGAGCCGTCCGCCTCCGAGGACCGCAGACCACACGTCCTTCTGGGCGGCGATCGTCTCCCCTGCGGCGGAGAGCAGGAAGAGGCTTCCGCCGGCGCCCATCACACACACGCGTGCGCCGACTCCCAACAAGCTGCTCACGCCAGGGCTTGACAGGTCCCGTTCCCAGCGAGGCTCCGGAGCGGACATGTGTTCAGCCGCAGGCGGGGCGGGTTCCGCGAAGTCCTTCGCCGGATTCTCCCTCGCCCGGGCCCAGGCCCAGGCTCCTCCGGCCGCAGCGACCGCAGCTAAGCCGCCGCCAGCAATGGTGAGTGCCTGGCGGCGCGTACGGACAACGTTCTTCGGAACCGCAGCCTCTTCTGCGGACAAGTTCGCCGGAGAGGCCGGACGTGAGGCATGGATCTCCCAGACCGCTGTGCTGCGTCGAAGGATGTCGGCGTGGACAGCATCGGGCAACGAGTCGGTGTACTCATCGTGATCCTCCGGTCCGTGTCCGCCATCTGAACCGTGTCGCAGCAGAGCGGCCAGCCGGGTGGTTCCAGGGCGCTGCTCAGGGTCCTTGGCCAGGCAGTGGGCCAGAACGGAAACCAGCCCAGCCGGTACCTCGGAGAGGTCCGGTTCGCTGTAGCGGACACGATAGAGCAGATCCGCAGCCTGGCCGGTGCCAAACGGTCCATGGCCGGTGCAGGCGAAGACCAGGACACCAGCCAGTGCGAAAACATCCCCGTCGGGCGTGTGTTCCTGACCAGTCGCCTGCTCCGGTGACATGAAGGCAGGAGTGCCCGCAGCCGACCCGGTGCGGGTCAGTCGATCGTCGCCGGACGCCCGTGCGATGCCGAAGTCGATGACCTTCGGTCCGGTGGCGGTGAGCAGAATGTTCGAAGGCTTCAGATCGCGGTGAACCACGTCCGAGGCATGGAGTTGAGCGAGGGAGCCGCACAGCCGAGTTCCCAGCGCACGGACCGCATTCTCGGGCAGCGGCCCGCACACCGCGACGGCATCGTCAAGCGGCGGCCCCAGGACGTACTCGGTCGCCAGCCACGGAGTCTCGGCAAGCGGATCAGCATCGAAGACCTGCGCCCCATGGTGGCCGCCGATGATGCGGGCCGCGTCCGTCTCCAACCGGAAGCGGGTGCGGAACTGCAGTTCTGTGGCCAGGTCTGGGTGCATCGTCTTGAGGGCGACGAGTCGACCACGAGGGGATCGGCCGAGATAGACAGTCCCCATTCCGCCACTGCCGAGGCGGGCGATGAGTCGGTAGCTGCCGAGCTGTTCAGGGTCCTCATGGGTCAATGAAGAGATCATCGCCATCAGTCCACCGGAAGCGCGTAGAGGCTGTCGTCCGTGGTGACCAGTACGACACCCGTGGCGCTGGCCACCGGCACGCCCGGGCGCCCGGCCACTGCGCTGTGCGCCATGGCGAGCCGCCATCTCGGGGCGCCGTCCCGAGTGTCGAAAGCCTCGGTTTCCAGGGGACTGGACCTGAACAGCGTGCGGCCCGATGCGCTGAGCATCATCCCGGAGACGACGAACGGCTTCTTCTCACCCGCGCTCTGCTTCCAGTGCCAGTGCTGCTTCCCCTGCCGGGCGTCCACGGCGTAGATCGTCGAGTCGGCGTTGCCGACGTACAGCGTCCCCCGCCCCACGGCCGAGCCGGAGCAGGCGGCATCGCTCACCGGCAGTCTCCATCGTTCCCTCCCGTCGGGTGGGTTCAGACCTCGCACACTGCCCCCGCCTGCGACCACGAGCAGGTCTTCCCCCATCGGTAGAGCAAGCCAGCCGGCACCCTTCCCGACCCCCTCGTAGGTCCGGCGCCACTTCCTCCGGCCGCTGCGCAGGTCGAGTGCGAGGTACGCCAGATCGCCCTTGCTTGACCCCTTCACACCTGTGTTGGCCAAGAGCAGCGTAGAGCCCGACAGCGCCGGTCCCGCCGCTCCTCCGCCGGGAAGCACGAAGTAGTCTCCGAACCCATCAGGTACAGGTGTCCGCCACAGCTCTTTGCGGTCCCGGATCCGGTAGGCGACAGCCGAGAACTTCTCTTCGCCGATGATCCTCCTGTCAGCAGCCATGAAGAACAGCACACCGTTCCGGCTGCCCAGCACCATGGCCATGGACAGATGCCCATGGCCGTTTCCGGTATATCTCCGCTCGTGCCATTTGACCACTCCGGTACGCGTCGAGACGAGACTGAACCGGCCGTCACCATCCGCGGAAGTGAGGAGCCACCCTTCGCCCATGTCGAGGAGCCGCGAGGACGCGATGTCCTCCCGCTCCCACAGTTTCCTGCCGGTGCGGACGTCGAAGGCGACCAACCCATCGGCACCGGCGCCGGCTCCGGAAATGACGGTGCTGTCATCCACGACGGCCAACGCACTCGGCTCGATGACCGAGCTCTTCCGACGCCACAACGGCGCAGGGGCCACCCCGCGCGGTATCCGGTCCATGTCGGGACGCTCCTGGTCCCGGGCGGACCGCCATCCGAGAGCTCCTCCCGCACCGACGACGAGCCCCGCCGCAGCCGGTAGAGCCGCCGTGAGTACAAGCCGGCGAGACGAGTACCGCGACCGGGGGCCGACTGTTCGAGGGGGGCGAGCCGGGGTGGGCTGTTCCGACCGGCCCGTAGAACTGCCCGACCCAGGGTGCGCGAAGGCTCGCGCAGCCTGCTCGTCCAGCGCCACTGCAACCGGCTTCGGCAGCGTGAAGCCCGACCCGGACGTCAGGGAACGGAATTCACGGAGCACTTCTCCCGCATCCGGCCGGCGGGCCGGATCTGCTGCGAGACACCGATGCGCGACCTCGCTGAGTGTCACGAACGAGTCGCCCCCCATCCAGTCTTGTCCCTCGGGCATGGCGCGCAGGAGAACTGACGCCAGCGCATGGACATCACCCGCCGGCAGCGGGCGGCCGCCGGTCCGCTGTTCCGGCGGCAGACTTGCCTCGTCGACTCCCGGCACACTCCGTCGGTCGGCCCCCTCCACTGCGGCGGCTCGTACCAGTCCGTAGCCGGTGAGGACCGGGCCGGTCCGGGTCAAGAGCACCGACCGAGTGGAGATGCCCGCGTACACCAGGCCACGAGTGTGGGCGCTCCACAGCGCCTCGGCCAACGCCGTCGCCAAACTGCCCACCAGAACTTCCTCAAGGGGACCGCCGTTCACCGACAGGGCGGTGTCCAGAGGCAGAGCGGGGCCGCAGTCGTAGGATATCCACGGTTTCAGCGACCCGGCCGGCGAGACTCGCGCGATCGTCGCATCCCATCGCCCGGCGAGCCGTTGGGAATTCTTCGCTTCCGCCCAGAAGCGCTGCCGGTATGCGGAGTCGGCACACCACCGTTCTTCGGGCGCGATCACAATCGTGGGGAGGCCGTCCGACGCAAGGGCGAGCCATCGGCATATGCCGTCGGATTCGGTGTCGAGCCTTTCGACGAGGGAGTATCCGCCCAGTATCTGAGGACTCGTCGACGGGGTCGGGGCGTCGGCCGGTATCGGATCCGTGGGGGGCGGCATGTCGCTTCAATCCCTGCTGACCGGAAGCGCGTAGGCGCTGCCCCCGCTGAGGACCAGCACGTGTGTGTCGCCGAGTGCCACGCGACGAGGCCGCAGAACTCGGCCCGATCCGGTCGGCAGATCGGTGAAGCGCCACAGCAGAACGCCCCGAGCCGTGTCGAAAGCGGCCACCTCGGCGTCGTCAGCGGTGAGCAGCAGGCGACCGTCGGGTGTGACAGCCGCCCGCGGGGGCTTGCGGTGGGGAGCCGGTTCGCGGAGAGAGCTTCGAGAGCTCCATGTGACATCCCCGGTTTCGCCCTCGACTCGGTACACGGTGCAGCCGGTGTCCGCGACGTACACCGTGCCCCGCCGCGAGATGGGGGTGCCGAAGGCCGGCTGTTTGCCCCCGACCTCCTCTGCTTCGACCATCCACTGCTCCTTGGCGGCGGACTTCCGCAGCCCGAACCCGCGCAGTGTGCCCTTCTCAGTGGCCACCAGCGTGGCTGGGGTGGCGATCGTGCTGAGCCGGCTCGCCTTGACAGTCTCGTACGTCCGCGACCAGGTGCGGTCGCCGGTCTTCCGGTCGAAGGCAGTGACGCGCTGTGCTCCGCCCTTCGCCCCAGTCACCACCACGAGGGCGTCCGCGAGCAGGTGGCAATCCTGGTATCCGGCGAGGAGTGGGCTGGTCCAGCGCTCGCGCTCCGCCCGAATGTCGTAGGCGACGACGGTACGGCGGTCGACCGAGCCTTGGTTTCCCACGACGAGCCAGACGACCGTTCCCTGTGCGGCGAGGACTGCCTCGCAGGGGCTCGGACCACCCTTTCGGTAGCGCTCCGAGCGCCATCGGATCTCGCCGTCACGGGGGTCGAGCACGAGCAGGTCCTCGGAGCCGGCGAGGAGGATCAGACCGTTGTGGAGGGGCCATGCCCGGCCGGAGGGAGAGGTGTCCGTATGGCGCCAGATCTCCTCCCCGGTGCGTATGTCGATGCCGGTGGCGGCTGTCCCGTCGGCCAGGAGGGCGACCTTGTCCTGCCACAGCAGGGGGCTGAACTTCCTGGCCGGCTCGGTGAAGTCGTAGCGCCACCGCGGAGTGGGCGGTGCGCCCTTGAGTCGTTTGCGGGACGGGTGTTCGCGCTCCAGCTGTTCCGCCGGGGAGAGGACGGGAGGTTTCTGGTCGGTCACCGCCCAGGTGAAGGAGCCGCCGACGGCGACGCCCGCGGCGCCGGCTCCTGCGGCGGTGAGGAGGGAGCGACGGGACGGCGCCCGGGGGCGCCTTGTGGTGGTGGCGGCTGCCGGGTCTCGGGGGGCGGGGGGCGGGGGCGAGCCGTCGGCCGGTGCGGCGCCGTCCGCCTGGGTCGGGACAGGGGCGGAAGCGGGTGCAGGAGACGGGTCCTCGTCGGTCTCGGCCGCGAGGACGGCTGCCGTCTGCACGGCGAGGGCCGCGCTCACTCTCTTCGGCAGCCACCCCGGTACCAGGAGACCGGCCGCGCGGCTGGCGCCGTTGTCCAGTTGCGTGTCCCGGCCCGGCGCGGGGCCACCGTCCGGCACCGTGCTGCCGGGGCCGCCGCGCGACTGTGAGCCTCCGGGCCGCGCCGGTTCGACCGTTCGCGGAGAGTGGCCCTCTGCCTCGACGTTCGCGCCCGTGCCGCAGCGAGGCAGCCGCCGGAGGAACTCGGCCGCCGACGGACGATCGGACGGGTCGGCCGCCAGGCAGGCGCGGAGGAGGGCGGTCAGCTCAGCAGGGTCGGGGACACTCGGTTCCGCCGCCGTTCCGATCGCGCTCAGCCGTCCCGTCACCGCGTAGCGGAGGACGGCAGCCAGCGCGTACACGTCCCCCGGCGGGCGGGGGCGTCCGCCGGTGATCTGCTCCGGGGCGAGAAAGGGGTGCGCGGTGCGGGGTTCGCCGTCTGGAGCGGAGACCCGGGCCGCGCCGTAGCCTCCGAGGCGGGGTCCCTCACCGGTCAGCAGGACCGCATCAGCCGTGATCCCCGCATGGGCCCGCCCGGCAGCGTGCAGGTGCTCGAGCGCCTCGCCGAGCGCGGTGCCCACGGCGAGCACGGTGCGGAGCGGCAACGGCCCGCAGGTCTCGACAACTGTCGGCAGGGGCAGGGCGGGACGGTACGGCGCCGCGTTCCAGGGCGGCACCGAGGGTTCGGCCGGCCCGCTCACTTCGCTGACCGGCAGCAGCCAGGGGGTATCGGCGGTGATCTGCTGGGCGGCCAGGGCCTCGGCCCGGAACCGGTGCAGGGAGGCGGCGTCGGCGGTCCGGGCACGCACGGTCGAGATGAGAACCGTCCGATCGCCGTCGGCGGAGCGGCCGAGGAAGCGACGCGAGGTGGGGCGGACTTCGCTCCCCGCGCGGTCCAGCCGGCCGAGGACTCCGTACGGTCCCAGCCGCCGTGGATCGTCCTGGCGCAGCCGTTCCATGCCCTCCCCTATGCATGACGGAGAGGAGCAGCCTACGTCAACGTGATCCCCCGGCCACACAGCGCACTCAGGGGTGACTGATGAGCCCGGATATGATATAAATCACACTGGATGGGGTGATTTACCCCGTTTGCTGGTCACTCAAGAGGAGTGGTGGACGGTTTGGCCGTTCACCGAAGGCACTCCAAGGAAGGAGGAGGACCATGGCAGTGCCTACTACCGGCAGCACCATCGAGCACCACCCTGACCTCGTGGAGATGCGGGCCCGGTACGAGAAGGCCGGATCCACTCCGGCCGCGCAGATCGTCGAAGGGCTGGCTTTTCTCTCCGGCCTCTACATCGCGATCTCACCGTGGGTGGTCGGTTTCAACGGGACGACGACCCTGGCGGCGAGCAACCTCATCGTGGGGCTGGCGTTCGCGGTGCTGGCCTTCGGGTTCGGTTCCGCTTACGAGCGGACGCATCTGCTGGGCTGGACCGCGCCACTGCTCGGAGCCTGGGTGATCATCTCGCAGTGGGTGATCAACGGCGCTCCGGACACGGCGCAGATCGTGGTCAACAATGTGGTCGCG
It encodes the following:
- a CDS encoding WXG100 family type VII secretion target → MGMNGADLERLRELAGKFDGDATQLQGLITRLQSACNDSGSYWTGGKAQQFRGEWESLKPTFDKFVETLREAGRAARTNADNIDHATN
- a CDS encoding serine/threonine-protein kinase → MHPLGTGDPLRLGPYRLVGVLGAGGMGKVYLGRDTAGKPAALKVLRPELAHDAAMAQRFVREAQAASAVRSGGVARVLGAQTEGGRPWIATEFLAGPTVDESVERHGPLREAAVRALGAALGRTLHEIHAAGLVHRDLKPSNIVLTAEGPRVIDFGIARPEHGLTLTTTGQVPVTPGYGPPEQVLGQRVGPAADVFALGAVLTWAATGERAFTGEHVAAVQYEVVHGQPRLGTLPPGLQPLVGACLDKAAGRRPAPDRLARALAPPRGADRAWREGALGEDIAERERTARRLTALPADEPAASGGLPAGKPSRRRLLTALASGGALLAAGGAGAWYWLGGDEDGEGEVEGPHRWDAEPLSGYESGKPPDPLWGPFAVAAEEGPDPLPVADVVVVAGKGGGLHAYDVRNGRRRWKTGSSVAAGSARLLVSAEERPTMLGVGEAGEVVGLDPEAEGSQRWSADTGVATLLAADATAVYLVTGSGRLRAVSLTSRKALWTVPLPVGSTDERGARAAVGRGRLVVHGTDGKVAGVDTASGRTVWGPRKQSEDGTALVPAIGGSTVYLGGDRLTALALSDGSVKWAEPAGGDGGWGAPALRGKVLYASNETDLEARGTADGAAKWTVTLNTTALPPEPPTLQRHTAWLPLYEDGADGIAAVDTRNGAQAWTFVQGAAGPWQTASAGNRVFLLQGGTVTAMPVF
- a CDS encoding PQQ-binding-like beta-propeller repeat protein, with translation MAMISSLTHEDPEQLGSYRLIARLGSGGMGTVYLGRSPRGRLVALKTMHPDLATELQFRTRFRLETDAARIIGGHHGAQVFDADPLAETPWLATEYVLGPPLDDAVAVCGPLPENAVRALGTRLCGSLAQLHASDVVHRDLKPSNILLTATGPKVIDFGIARASGDDRLTRTGSAAGTPAFMSPEQATGQEHTPDGDVFALAGVLVFACTGHGPFGTGQAADLLYRVRYSEPDLSEVPAGLVSVLAHCLAKDPEQRPGTTRLAALLRHGSDGGHGPEDHDEYTDSLPDAVHADILRRSTAVWEIHASRPASPANLSAEEAAVPKNVVRTRRQALTIAGGGLAAVAAAGGAWAWARARENPAKDFAEPAPPAAEHMSAPEPRWERDLSSPGVSSLLGVGARVCVMGAGGSLFLLSAAGETIAAQKDVWSAVLGGGRLYGLQGSAAQLRTWDADEDGFGDPVADVRDLMGGSGPDSAAILAAHRGIVLVRAEEAHDERRCAALDADTGRTRWRGKIANDTAALATADRLIVLASSSEQKVWAVEAATGKRVWEKKFSLAYGREVSCSGVDRHGNVYLNLHEIHAVRVADGRTMWRFGKGRKHSTDSSGTVEYGAPVSVGGTVYSLESGNGVVALDVRSGQLRWEIKTQVASRISPDAVPVVGNRYVYFPSDGPAPVTAMDCNERKVSWTLAGKGGEATPSLLAHRRSRQLVVALGSRVLGLPLN
- a CDS encoding PQQ-binding-like beta-propeller repeat protein, whose translation is MPPPTDPIPADAPTPSTSPQILGGYSLVERLDTESDGICRWLALASDGLPTIVIAPEERWCADSAYRQRFWAEAKNSQRLAGRWDATIARVSPAGSLKPWISYDCGPALPLDTALSVNGGPLEEVLVGSLATALAEALWSAHTRGLVYAGISTRSVLLTRTGPVLTGYGLVRAAAVEGADRRSVPGVDEASLPPEQRTGGRPLPAGDVHALASVLLRAMPEGQDWMGGDSFVTLSEVAHRCLAADPARRPDAGEVLREFRSLTSGSGFTLPKPVAVALDEQAARAFAHPGSGSSTGRSEQPTPARPPRTVGPRSRYSSRRLVLTAALPAAAGLVVGAGGALGWRSARDQERPDMDRIPRGVAPAPLWRRKSSVIEPSALAVVDDSTVISGAGAGADGLVAFDVRTGRKLWEREDIASSRLLDMGEGWLLTSADGDGRFSLVSTRTGVVKWHERRYTGNGHGHLSMAMVLGSRNGVLFFMAADRRIIGEEKFSAVAYRIRDRKELWRTPVPDGFGDYFVLPGGGAAGPALSGSTLLLANTGVKGSSKGDLAYLALDLRSGRRKWRRTYEGVGKGAGWLALPMGEDLLVVAGGGSVRGLNPPDGRERWRLPVSDAACSGSAVGRGTLYVGNADSTIYAVDARQGKQHWHWKQSAGEKKPFVVSGMMLSASGRTLFRSSPLETEAFDTRDGAPRWRLAMAHSAVAGRPGVPVASATGVVLVTTDDSLYALPVD
- a CDS encoding PQQ-binding-like beta-propeller repeat protein — encoded protein: MERLRQDDPRRLGPYGVLGRLDRAGSEVRPTSRRFLGRSADGDRTVLISTVRARTADAASLHRFRAEALAAQQITADTPWLLPVSEVSGPAEPSVPPWNAAPYRPALPLPTVVETCGPLPLRTVLAVGTALGEALEHLHAAGRAHAGITADAVLLTGEGPRLGGYGAARVSAPDGEPRTAHPFLAPEQITGGRPRPPGDVYALAAVLRYAVTGRLSAIGTAAEPSVPDPAELTALLRACLAADPSDRPSAAEFLRRLPRCGTGANVEAEGHSPRTVEPARPGGSQSRGGPGSTVPDGGPAPGRDTQLDNGASRAAGLLVPGWLPKRVSAALAVQTAAVLAAETDEDPSPAPASAPVPTQADGAAPADGSPPPPAPRDPAAATTTRRPRAPSRRSLLTAAGAGAAGVAVGGSFTWAVTDQKPPVLSPAEQLEREHPSRKRLKGAPPTPRWRYDFTEPARKFSPLLWQDKVALLADGTAATGIDIRTGEEIWRHTDTSPSGRAWPLHNGLILLAGSEDLLVLDPRDGEIRWRSERYRKGGPSPCEAVLAAQGTVVWLVVGNQGSVDRRTVVAYDIRAERERWTSPLLAGYQDCHLLADALVVVTGAKGGAQRVTAFDRKTGDRTWSRTYETVKASRLSTIATPATLVATEKGTLRGFGLRKSAAKEQWMVEAEEVGGKQPAFGTPISRRGTVYVADTGCTVYRVEGETGDVTWSSRSSLREPAPHRKPPRAAVTPDGRLLLTADDAEVAAFDTARGVLLWRFTDLPTGSGRVLRPRRVALGDTHVLVLSGGSAYALPVSRD
- a CDS encoding SPW repeat protein, translated to MAVPTTGSTIEHHPDLVEMRARYEKAGSTPAAQIVEGLAFLSGLYIAISPWVVGFNGTTTLAASNLIVGLAFAVLAFGFGSAYERTHLLGWTAPLLGAWVIISQWVINGAPDTAQIVVNNVVAGGVAALCGFAIMGLALMGRRKT